A part of Scophthalmus maximus strain ysfricsl-2021 chromosome 20, ASM2237912v1, whole genome shotgun sequence genomic DNA contains:
- the LOC118284631 gene encoding protein AMBP isoform X1 — translation MNKHTITWTHTPQETTQADKGAIRTFSFVALWETISKTQCSHMSSCSSSQVDRQRVHRMQEAVSLVSLLVLGSAGTIQGSVHVVPHAPTHSQEDFDLSRFMGQWFEAAVVSTCPHYMQRKRGNPVIVAVQLQHVASESNFTMTATTIRNGSCKQTSTVYGLTYTPGRFFHHVARLGADVDSQVVRTNYDEYAMMLLLSTEKPSGNKTTIVKLYMCVSPSSGRTKDVSPAALDDFQTLVRRHGMSEDTIITNQNKGDCAAGEPLTEPTSQPRPPA, via the exons atgaacaaacacacaatcacatggacacacacaccacaggagaCAACACAGGCAGATAAAGGTGCGAtcagaactttttcttttgtagcGTTGTGGGAGACTATTTCCAAAACCCAGTGTAGTCACATGAGCtcgtgcagcagcagccaggtggacagacagagggTCCACAGGATGCAGGAAGCAGTGAGTCTGGTCTCTCTGCTGGTCCTGGGGTCAGCCGGGACCATCCAGGGGTCGGTCCATGTGGTCCCACATGCTCCTACCCACTCACAGGAGGACTTTGATCTGTCCCGG TTCATGGGGCAGTGGTTTGAGGCGGCAGTGGTCTCCACCTGTCCTCACTACATGCAGCGCAAGAGGGGAAACCCCGTCATCGTTgcagtgcagctgcagcacgTTGCTTCTGAGAGCAACTTCACAATGACGGCAACTACCATCAG GAATGGCTCATGTAAGCAGACGTCCACAGTTTACGGTTTGACCTACACTCCAGGACGATTCTTCCACCATGTTGCCA GGCTCGGAGCAGACGTCGATTCCCAGGTGGTTCGAACCAACTATGACGAGTACGCAATGATGCTCCTGCTGAGCACGGAGAAACCGTCGGGAAACAAAACCACCATAGTCAAGCTTTACA tgtgtgtgagccctTCTTCAGGTCGCACTAAGGACGTGAGTCCTGCCGCGCTGGACGACTTCCAAACACTGGTGAGACGACATGGAATGAGTGAAGACACTATCATCACGAATCAGAACAAAG GTGACTGTGCTGCAGGTGAGCCGCTGACGGAGCCAACCTCTCAGCCTCGGCCACCTGCctga
- the LOC118284631 gene encoding protein AMBP isoform X2, whose translation MNKHTITWTHTPQETTQADKGAIRTFSFVALWETISKTQCSHMSSCSSSQVDRQRVHRMQEAVSLVSLLVLGSAGTIQGSVHVVPHAPTHSQEDFDLSRFMGQWFEAAVVSTCPHYMQRKRGNPVIVAVQLQHVASESNFTMTATTIRNGSCKQTSTVYGLTYTPGRFFHHVARLGADVDSQVVRTNYDEYAMMLLLSTEKPSGNKTTIVKLYSRTKDVSPAALDDFQTLVRRHGMSEDTIITNQNKGDCAAGEPLTEPTSQPRPPA comes from the exons atgaacaaacacacaatcacatggacacacacaccacaggagaCAACACAGGCAGATAAAGGTGCGAtcagaactttttcttttgtagcGTTGTGGGAGACTATTTCCAAAACCCAGTGTAGTCACATGAGCtcgtgcagcagcagccaggtggacagacagagggTCCACAGGATGCAGGAAGCAGTGAGTCTGGTCTCTCTGCTGGTCCTGGGGTCAGCCGGGACCATCCAGGGGTCGGTCCATGTGGTCCCACATGCTCCTACCCACTCACAGGAGGACTTTGATCTGTCCCGG TTCATGGGGCAGTGGTTTGAGGCGGCAGTGGTCTCCACCTGTCCTCACTACATGCAGCGCAAGAGGGGAAACCCCGTCATCGTTgcagtgcagctgcagcacgTTGCTTCTGAGAGCAACTTCACAATGACGGCAACTACCATCAG GAATGGCTCATGTAAGCAGACGTCCACAGTTTACGGTTTGACCTACACTCCAGGACGATTCTTCCACCATGTTGCCA GGCTCGGAGCAGACGTCGATTCCCAGGTGGTTCGAACCAACTATGACGAGTACGCAATGATGCTCCTGCTGAGCACGGAGAAACCGTCGGGAAACAAAACCACCATAGTCAAGCTTTACA GTCGCACTAAGGACGTGAGTCCTGCCGCGCTGGACGACTTCCAAACACTGGTGAGACGACATGGAATGAGTGAAGACACTATCATCACGAATCAGAACAAAG GTGACTGTGCTGCAGGTGAGCCGCTGACGGAGCCAACCTCTCAGCCTCGGCCACCTGCctga
- the ptgdsa gene encoding prostaglandin D2 synthase a, producing the protein MRTTVVAVVMVILCVMMVHADVKPQKDFNLQRFAGKWYRVGLAYDSLSFVPFRDKLKASMGIITALPNGNVNLTMWDATTLSCRSKLYQYERTSVPGQFTYFSTRHNVVKDITVVDTNYNEYAVVLKHKVFNREYTQVALYGRSQRVRIDVINKFKAFALSRGFPRDSILTPTPAENCPPSGSGP; encoded by the exons ATGAGGACCACGGTGGTcgctgttgtcatggtgatacTGTGCGTGATGATGGTGCACGCAGACGTGAAGCCGCAGAAGGACTTCAACCTGCAGAGG TTTGCAGGGAAGTGGTACCGCGTGGGCCTGGCCTATGATTCTCTAAGTTTTGTCCCCTTCCGAGACAAGCTGAAGGCCTCCATGGGCATCATCACAGCACTGCCGAACGGCAACGTGAACCTCACAATGTGGGACGCCAC AACTTTGAGCTGTCGGAGCAAACTGTACCAGTACGAGAGGACCAGCGTCCCAGGGCAGTTCACCTACTTCAGCACCC gccACAACGTGGTGAAGGACATTACAGTGGTGGACACAAACTACAACGAATACGCTGTGGTCCTCAAACACAAGGTTTTTAACAGAGAGTACACACAGGTGGCACTTTACG GTCGCTCTCAAAGAGTTAGGATTGATGTAATTAATAAGTTTAAAGCCTTCGCCTTGTCCCGGGGTTTCCCCAGAGACTCTATTCTGACTCCGACTCCAGCAG AAAACTGTCCACCGTCTGGATCTGGACCTTAG